The window AGGCGCGCCGCTCGCGGCCGTCCGCGCGCGGTCGCTCAGGCCGCCGCGCGCAGGCGCTCCGCGTTGCGCTCGCGCAGCTCCGCGAGCGTCGCGCCGGCGACGCCGAGCGGCAGCAGGAACGGCGCGAGGAAGAAGGGCAGCGCGAGCCCGAGGTAGAGGAAGAGCGAGCGGCGCACGCGACGGAAGCGCTCGCGCACCGGGAAGCCCTTGCGCGCGATGGCGACGTCGGCGAGCGTCAGCGCGACGAGCCAGACGCCGCCCACGGCGGCGAGCGGCGCCGTCACCGCGAGCAGCGACAGCAGCAAGAAGAAAAATCCGAAGAACGCCTGCACGACCGCCATCGCGGCGGCTTGCAGGATCGGCAGCACGCCCGTCCGCCAGAAGCGCGCGAGCGAGAACGGCGTCGCGTCGGGCTGACCGACGACGATGGTCTCGACCGCCTGCGACAGCCACTCGAGGAACGGCGCGCTCACCACCTGCGACAGCAGGATGGTCGCGATCGCGGAGACGCCGATCGCCGCGAGCACGGCGAGCCACTCCGCCGCCGACGCGACGAAGCCACGCAACCAGTCGAGGCCCCACGGCCACGCGCTCGCGAACTCCGGCCGCATCGCTTCGCGGTACTCGAAGATCAGCGCGACCAGCGTCACGAACAGCGCGACGCTGAGCACGATCGGCAGCACGACCAGGAGCAGCAGGCGCGGCGTGTACAGCGTCAGCCGCGCGCCGCGCAGCGCGAGGCGAAGACCGTTGACCGCTTCGGCGAGCGCGCCGCCGTGCGGCGGCGCGAGCAGGTCGGGACGCGCGATCCGGCCGCCGCAGCGGCGACACGGGCGAGCCGGATCGGGATCGCCACACACGTCACAGCGTTGCACCAAGGACGGGCTCCTGCGGAACGTCGGAGTTCGGTGTGTAGGAAGCGTGCGCGTGCAGTGCAAAAACGAAGCGGGGGCGGTCCCGCTGCAACCGCCCCCGCACGTCCATTCCGCGCCTGGCAGGCGCGCGGCCCGAGCGTCAGCTCGGCCGGGACTTCGACATCAGGGCACGGAGTGCCGCGTCGTCTGCGAGCTCGAGATCCTCACGGATCGCGATGTCGAAGGTTTCCGGGTTCGCCTCGCGCTCCTCGGCGCGCTCGCGGCGAGCCGCCTCCAGGCGGTCCTGCTTGGCCTTCTTCTTTTCGATGCGCGCCAGTTCTTTCTGCCGCTTTTGAAACGTCGGTTTGGCTCTTCTCACTCGAACTCCTTGGTCGTGCGCCAGGCGGCGAGGTGATCCGACCACCCTAGCGAGCCCCGGTTGCCCTAGCACGCTGCGCGCCGGGAAGCCCTCAGCGCCCCGCGGGCAGCGCGCTCTTCAGATGGTGGCGCAGATCGCCGACCAAATCGACGAGGATCCGACGCTCGCGGAAACGCCAGGCGCCGGATTCCTTGCGGAAGCGGTCCTGGTAGCGCCCGGCGATGATCGGCTGCAGCGGCAGCTCGGGCGTGGCCTGCAGCACCGTGAAGTACGAGCGCGCCGTCGCCTCGACGCGGCTGGGCTCGACCTCGACGACGACGTTGGTCGTGACGTGCTTGGTGCACGGCGTGCCGTTCTCGTACAGGCGGACGGTGTCGCGGTAGAGGCGCAGGATCGCGTCGCGACCGTGCACGCCGTCCGCGCGGGCGTCGCTGCGAAAGGTCGCGTCGGCGAGCAGATCCGCGACGCCGTCGAGGTCGCCCGCGTCGAGACGCTCGGCGTAGGCGAAGATCAGGCGGGTGATCGCCGCCTCGTCGTCGTGCATGCGCCGCCCTAGCACGGCCGCGCGCGCGGCGACAGGCGCGACTCGCTGCGGCTCGTTTCAGCGCCGGCGCTGTGGCGTGCGCGTCGCGGCGTGCGCGAAGTCGGCGATGGCGTCGAGCAGGGCGGGGTCCTCGAAGACGTCGTTGTGGTAGGCGCCCGCGACGCGCAGGAAGCGCTTCTCGCCCTT is drawn from Candidatus Binatia bacterium and contains these coding sequences:
- a CDS encoding EI24 domain-containing protein; translation: MQRCDVCGDPDPARPCRRCGGRIARPDLLAPPHGGALAEAVNGLRLALRGARLTLYTPRLLLLVVLPIVLSVALFVTLVALIFEYREAMRPEFASAWPWGLDWLRGFVASAAEWLAVLAAIGVSAIATILLSQVVSAPFLEWLSQAVETIVVGQPDATPFSLARFWRTGVLPILQAAAMAVVQAFFGFFFLLLSLLAVTAPLAAVGGVWLVALTLADVAIARKGFPVRERFRRVRRSLFLYLGLALPFFLAPFLLPLGVAGATLAELRERNAERLRAAA
- a CDS encoding nuclear transport factor 2 family protein, which translates into the protein MHDDEAAITRLIFAYAERLDAGDLDGVADLLADATFRSDARADGVHGRDAILRLYRDTVRLYENGTPCTKHVTTNVVVEVEPSRVEATARSYFTVLQATPELPLQPIIAGRYQDRFRKESGAWRFRERRILVDLVGDLRHHLKSALPAGR